The nucleotide sequence CAGGCATCACCCCCAGCAGTAGCAGTCGGACCAGGACTCCAGCCTCCATTAATGCTACTCCAGCTAACATCAACCTGGCAGGTCAGTGTATTCCCAGTTGGAATTGGGAtgtgagctgctcctccaggcacCACTTTTCCTAATGCAGTGTGTCTCCCTTGCAGACCTGACACGTGCAGTGAACGCTCTCCCACAGAACATGACCTCACAGATGTTCAGTGCCATCGCTGCTGTGACAGGCCAGGGACAGAACCCAAATGCCACCCCAGCACAGTGGGGCTCCAGCCAGTACGGCTACGGAGGCAGCGGAGGCGGCAGCAGCGCGTACCACGTAGGTGTCACTTAAATTTCTGCTGGCTTCTCCTTGCTGCTAGAAACCACTGGGAGCCTAAGGAATCCCTCATTGCCTGGGGTCCCCAAGTCATAGTTTTGTCCCCGTGGTGCTGCACAGGCTGGGTTCTTGAACCAGGTTTCCTTTTGCCTCTCGTGACTGGAGAAATGAGGCGCGTAACACGGCCCTGCTCCAGGGGGGAGTTGGAGCAAGGAGCAAACTGGTCTGGCCCCCCAAGGAATGTGGAAGAGTGGAGAGGAGGGATCCAGCAGTGAGGGCACACAGCCTTCTGATTGTGCCCCTGAATTGGCAACGTGAGCTGCCAGTGGAGGAGATTAGCTGGGAAAGTATGCGCTGAGTTTGCAGGGCTTTTCAGCTCAGCGCTAATCTCCGAGCTGCACCGGCGGGGAACACCTCAGCCTGACCCAACACACGGGGGCTTTGCAGGGAGTAAGATGGAATTGGACAGTTTTGGCTCATGCTGAAGCCTTTCTTCATGTGTGCCTGCTCCCAACCCATTCTGCAAGCTCCCAGCTGGCACTAAGGCAAATTCCAGCTGTGGAGGGGCTGAGGAGCCTGGGTACAAAAAACACACCCAGCTATTGCACCTAAAGAAGAGATGCTGCAAGACAAGGCTTGCAGAGAGGAGTGATCCTCCTTTAGAGCACCTTGGGAGGCTTTCAGGAAGTTTGGCGCAGTAAATGCTGAGCTGAGGATAGGCAGCGACTGTGGATAACCTGATTGTATTAATCATCAAGACATCTGAAGAAAAAGGGAGGTGAACACCGGGAGGCAAAGACACTAAGCTCTTCATGGGACAAGCAGCCAGCTGGCTTGGGGTGTGGGAGGGAGCcatcctgggagctgctgcaccttctctgcagcctgcaggggAAGAGTTGATCTGTTCTTTGTGCCCACTGCAGGATGTCATTGCTGCTGGCTTGCCCCAAGTGTCTTTGTGCCCGCCCCTTGCCTTTGCTtggctggagcatctcccctTGGGCTGAACAAggagggcaggctgtgctggcccagctctcaggGCAGCAAatgtgctgtgcccagcagggctgggggcgtGCAGAGTGAGGGTGGGCACCCTCCTGGGCAAGCAGGGCAGTGCAGAgtccccccagcccagcagggtcctcctcctgtcccctgaCAGCCTCTGCTCTCCACAGGTCTTCACgactccagcacagcagccgGTGGCCACCCCTCTGATGACCCCCAGCTACTCCTACACTACTCCCAGCCAGCCCATCACCACGCCCCAGTACCAGCTCCAGGCCAACACCACACCCCAGTCCACCCAGTCCCAGTCACAGCCCTCatccagctccaggcagaggcagcagccaaAGTGAGTAGCTCCTGGTGCTCGTGTCCATGCCCTGTCTCTTGCTTCTCTTGCTTCTCTTGCTCTTTGTGGAATCAGCATGATGAAGTTACATCCTCAacggggaggggagggagggagggagggcaggggagtTTTCTTGTCACAACTCACGTTGTCCCCGTGTCCTTGCAGGACCAACAGCCACGCTGCCATCGACTGGGGCAAGATGGCcgagcagtggctgcaggagaaggaggctGAGCGgaggaaacagaagcagaggTTGACCCCTcgcccctctcccagccccatgATCGAGAGCACGCCCATGTCCATCGCCGGGGACGCCACGCCTCTCCTGGATGAGATGGATCGATAGGACCTGACACCCGACACCTCCACTCCCTTCTCCAaggaagggggaaggagagggaacaATAGGAAGCGACTTCCCTTAGACACATAACTCCTGTTTTATACGTCGTGGGATGGTAGGAAATGACTCTTGGTGATGTGCACCTGAGCGACAGAATAGACTTGGCAGGGctggtttaaaaatatatactatatataagaaaaatatatcatAGAAAGGAACACTGCATCGGCCTCTGCGTTCTAGGCTCCGGTTTTGAGGCACCTTGGAAACTTAGCAAAGCAAACGTGAGGTCAAAGGAGCCTGTCCTTTACATGCACAGCACTCTGCTTTCACCCCAAAGACTGGGAAGCAAACGGAGCTGAAAGTGCATTGCCCTGGAGTGAGCCTGTTTCCTTTGGATTCTCCTAAACCCTGACCATCACCTCCCCTCGTCCCGAGACCACAAAGCAAAGTCGTGGGGGTTGTGACAAACGAACCAGAGTTCTCACAAAGTTCCTGTTGTTGTTTGCTCCATGTTTTCATGTGTGACAGGCTCAGCAGAGCCaaccccagctgtgcctggatgGGTCCAGCACAGCGGCTCGGGGTCTTGCTGGAGATGCAGCTGTTGTACCAAAGGCTTGCTCTCTCCTCTGGCTTCTTTTGGaacaatatttatttagttttgattattattatttttttttaatcagactGCAAAATAAAGCGCCAGCCTACGGCAGCTTCCCCGAGACAGACACGTGGGATAAAGCACCACGGAGCAGCCCGGAGTGCATGGCCTCCTCCTCTGTACCCGcttcccctgcccagctgtAACCGAGAGGGGTGAATAAATAGTGTTTTTACTGAATGCTAGCTCAGAGGTTTTCTGCCTGCACCCCACCCTTCACCTTAGGATTTGCTCAGAGCAGAGTTGGCGTGGTGGAAGTCGATGCTCCTActtcttttgttgtttggtgTTGCCCTCTGCGTGCTGGAAGTTTCGCAGAGAAGCCGATTTTTGTTGTTAAAGGGTGTTTTGTTACGGATGCACCACATGGGGAGACATCACACCGACATCGGGCCACCTCCGTGTGGCTGTTGGATAGGGAGAGGCACGGGGAGGGGGCGGATAAAGTGGATAACTTGTGTCAGAAACAGCCCAGTGCGGTGTCCTGAGGAATTGCCAGCGATGGGAGAGACGTTTCTGAGAGGGAAagttcctgctgcacacactctcccctctcctgcttTGTTAGTAGGGATTTTCTATGGAAGCTGAGTCTTTGTtccttcccagtgctcctggTCAGCCTCCTTTGCTAGGAAATGAGCAGGAACAGCAGATCTTAGGAAACAAAGGTCCTCTTTGCATGTAAATGCTCCTGAAGAATGGCAGCGACCCGGGAGACAAAGCAAAGCTCTTTGCACTGAGAAATGCAGGTCCTGGCTTCAACGCCATcccctctgcagtgctgaggggcTGACAGGGTCCTGCTCCTCCCAAAGCCACCCAGGCCACTGGGGAGAACCGTGGGCTGGGGCCCACAGCTCCGAGGGGACAGGTGGATGAACCTGGCgctattttcttatttcatgaGACTGTACAATAGGAATAtgactgggagcagctccttaCTGGTTGGACCTGGAGGGCGGGGGGAGGGGGTTAGTTGTGTGTTGTTGCCTCCTTTCTGGCTGTCTTTGTTTTTAGTTTTCCCTTGCTGTCAATAAAAGTTCTACTTTTGGGAAGCTCGTCCACGTGCCCCACGTCCGTGCTTCCTGCCGggatgctgtggctgccacagGGGCTTTGCACCCAGAGGGGAAGCAGTGCCTTCCTCCACCCTTGGTCTTCCCCCCTTGGTATTCCCCCCTGGCCTCGTGTGATCCGCTTATttcagggatttgggattgCACTGCACGCTCCCCGGTGTGGGGTTTGCTGTCTGCTTGGCTCCTGGCACTCTAGTTTTTTCCAAGTCTGGAATCTGGTGCTGGTGCAGGAAGATCTTTCCACCACCTCACCAGGACACTGGGCTGAGCCATGCTCCACCCTTGGAAGCACTTTGGAGGAGTTGGTGGCAGTGCCCtgttccctggggctgccccagatGGGATCCCCACCCACCAGAAAGGACACAGGCAGCATTCTCTgccccagctcttcccaggcagCATCTGCCTTtgtcccagggctggaaaagcatCTATTGTCCCACTCTAAGGAGCTTTGCAGGCATTTGAGGAGCCTTCAGGGCGGGCCAAGACCCTGTTCCTCCcaaaggaagggagaaggagtTGATGCTGGTGCAGGAACACGGGAGAGGCAAGGGGTTAAGAGGATGAGAGAGCTTGGGTGGTGCAATTCAGAGAACTTCCAGAGAAAATTACACGCCTGGGGAGCTGGAATTTAACCCTCTAGCAGGGGAGCTAAAACGGGCTCAGCCCTGTTGTGGGCATagggccaggagctgtgccccCGGTGCCAGGACAATGACATGAACTGAGGGGAGCAGTAAGGAGCAGCTCAAACCCCGGGATCCCCACCCTGCTCTGGGTGTTCCCCTCCCAGGGGATCAGCCCCGGGATTTCCCCTGGAGGCTGTCCCCGGTGCCCTCCTTTCCCGCACAGAGACAAAGCCGAGGCTGCTCGAGCAGATGTACATTTATTTCACAGCCAGGACCCAAGCAGGGCTCAGAGGGgactcagagctgcagctctcgTGGGGGCTCAGCCTCAGTTTTACTTTTCAGcctcttttttctgttcctctccttcctcctcctcttgccGCTGGTGGTGGGGACCGGGGAGGGAGTGGCTGGCACTGGCTCCCCGCCCAATCCCTCCCGTGCCGGGGCATCGCTCAGGATGGTGTTGGATGCTTCCCCCAAGGATGGCAGCAGGGCCCAGGGATCAGCAggcacagcacctgcaggaCGGCTCCGCGCCCTCTTTTCAGAAGACCCTTTCTTTTTCAGACCTTTCcccttatttttcttatctttctttctcttcttctctttcttgaCAGCCTTGGGGGCTGTCCCAGTGTGATGATCCACTGGGAGGGCtcctccctctgtgctgccccaCGGGGGGCTCAGGGGGACTCCCCTGGGCCTGGCTGCCCTGTCGATGAGCTCCCCCCCAAATTCATACAGCACCGGCTCTCGGGGCACCGCCACGGCCACCGTGTTGTACGTCTTGCACCTGCCAAAAATGAGCAGACACCACGGGGTGGGACAAGCCCAGGCAGGGGGACAGTCcacagggcagggggacacTCACCAGACATAGAGATAGGGCTCCACACACTCCTCCCTGTAGGTGAACTCGAAGCAAGGCACCTGGATGACGTTGAAGAAGGCCTGGCCCACCACCCTCGAGGCCGTGTCGTTCACCCTCCGCAGGCACTCCTTCAACCTGCCCcggggcacagcctggctcagggGGCTGGCACCTCCCCGGGGGGTGTCAGGGTGCCCTGGGGCAGGTCTGGGGACGCTCACCTGTGGTCACAGTCGCAGTGGCTGATGGTGTGCCAGCGCAGGTTGCGGTAGCCGTAGCGGGCGGTGAAGGGGTGGATGACATGCTGGCAGTGGTCGTGGTCCCGGCAGCACCGGTCCGTGTCCCGGTGCTCCCCTGCGGGGAAACGGggggtgcagggctgaggggcccACGTGCAGGGCTAGGGTTGAGCTAGGGC is from Sylvia atricapilla isolate bSylAtr1 chromosome 20, bSylAtr1.pri, whole genome shotgun sequence and encodes:
- the PROCA1 gene encoding protein PROCA1 produces the protein MQQAFRGWDLPERDVRRLRERLQDPGSAGPSARCRAVPSRAGPPRVGGLRHSIRRPHGGQRCGAMCAPGLLCRLLLVLLFLLLLLPPAPGAAPPGRPRARRGLTYPGTLWCGAGSNADSYEQLGKPCTPRFPAGEHRDTDRCCRDHDHCQHVIHPFTARYGYRNLRWHTISHCDCDHRLKECLRRVNDTASRVVGQAFFNVIQVPCFEFTYREECVEPYLYVWCKTYNTVAVAVPREPVLYEFGGELIDRAARPRGVPLSPPWGSTEGGALPVDHHTGTAPKAVKKEKKRKKDKKNKGKGLKKKGSSEKRARSRPAGAVPADPWALLPSLGEASNTILSDAPAREGLGGEPVPATPSPVPTTSGKRRRKERNRKKRLKSKTEAEPPRELQL